A portion of the Roseovarius sp. SCSIO 43702 genome contains these proteins:
- the dnaJ gene encoding molecular chaperone DnaJ, translating into MAKRDYYEVLGVARGASAEEIKKAYRKKAKELHPDRNKDNPDSEKQFKEAGEAYDVLKDPDKKAAYDRFGHAAFEGGMGGGGGPRGPRPGGAGQGDFASAFSDVFDDLFGDFMGGRGGAAGGRQRASRGADLRYNLRVTLEEAYSGLQKSITVPTSVQCGSCNGSGAEGGSEPTTCPTCSGMGKVRAQQGFFTVERTCPTCGGMGQTIKNPCKNCGGAGRVEKDRALSVNIPAGVETGTRIRLSGEGEAGLRGGPPGDLYIFIEVAKHPLFERDEMNLFCHVPVSMTTAALGGDIEVPTIDGGRARVKIPAGSQAGRQMRLRGKGMPALRGSGHGDMFIELAVETPVNLTSRQKELLREFDSLSEDNNPESKSFFSSVKKFWDSMKS; encoded by the coding sequence ATGGCCAAACGTGACTATTACGAAGTGCTGGGCGTGGCCCGCGGCGCGTCTGCGGAAGAGATCAAGAAAGCCTACCGCAAGAAGGCCAAGGAGCTTCACCCCGATCGCAACAAGGACAACCCCGACTCCGAAAAGCAGTTCAAGGAGGCGGGCGAAGCCTATGACGTCCTGAAGGACCCCGACAAGAAAGCAGCCTATGACCGTTTCGGTCATGCCGCGTTCGAAGGCGGCATGGGCGGTGGCGGCGGACCGCGTGGGCCACGTCCCGGTGGCGCGGGGCAAGGCGATTTCGCATCCGCCTTCTCGGACGTGTTCGACGATCTTTTCGGCGATTTCATGGGCGGCCGCGGCGGCGCCGCGGGCGGACGCCAGCGCGCATCGCGTGGTGCCGACCTGCGCTACAACCTGCGCGTCACGCTGGAGGAAGCGTATTCGGGCCTTCAGAAAAGCATCACGGTCCCCACGTCTGTGCAATGCGGCTCGTGCAACGGCTCGGGTGCCGAAGGCGGCTCCGAGCCCACCACCTGTCCTACCTGTTCGGGCATGGGCAAGGTGCGCGCGCAACAAGGGTTCTTCACGGTCGAACGCACATGTCCCACATGCGGTGGCATGGGCCAGACGATCAAGAACCCGTGCAAGAACTGCGGCGGCGCGGGCCGGGTCGAAAAGGATCGCGCGCTCAGCGTGAACATCCCCGCAGGCGTCGAAACCGGCACGCGCATTCGCCTCTCCGGCGAGGGCGAGGCGGGCTTGCGCGGCGGACCCCCGGGGGACCTCTACATCTTCATCGAGGTGGCGAAGCACCCGCTCTTCGAGCGGGACGAGATGAACCTCTTCTGTCACGTGCCCGTCTCGATGACCACCGCCGCACTCGGCGGCGATATCGAGGTGCCGACGATCGACGGCGGCCGCGCGCGGGTCAAGATCCCGGCAGGAAGCCAGGCGGGGCGCCAGATGCGCCTGCGTGGCAAGGGGATGCCGGCCTTGCGCGGAAGCGGTCATGGCGACATGTTCATCGAGCTTGCCGTGGAAACGCCCGTCAACCTCACCAGCCGGCAGAAGGAGCTTCTGCGAGAGTTCGACAGCCTTTCGGAGGACAACAACCCCGAAAGCAAGAGCTTCTTCTCGTCGGTCAAGAAATTCTGGGACAGCATGAAAAGCTGA
- a CDS encoding division plane positioning ATPase MipZ, whose amino-acid sequence MAHIIVVGNEKGGAGKSTVSMHVATALARMGHLVSALDLDLRQKTFGRYAANRAAFLRKAELDLPSPRYHDLPEVDAASLGPGENVYDRRLSEAVATLEPDSDFIVIDCPGSHTRLSQVAHSLADTLITPLNDSFVDFDLLAHVDADGNRILGPSVYSEMVWNARQLRAQAGLPPIDWIVLRNRMGAQQMVNKEKMGRALENLAKRIGFRTAPGFNERVIFRELFPRGLTLLDLKDVGVKQLNISNVAARQELRDLIKALRLPGVEVTF is encoded by the coding sequence ATGGCGCATATCATCGTCGTCGGGAACGAAAAGGGCGGCGCGGGCAAATCGACCGTTTCCATGCATGTGGCGACGGCACTGGCGCGAATGGGCCACCTGGTCAGCGCGCTGGACCTCGATCTGCGGCAGAAGACCTTCGGACGCTATGCCGCCAACCGGGCGGCGTTTCTACGCAAGGCCGAACTGGATCTTCCCTCGCCCCGTTATCACGACCTTCCCGAAGTCGATGCTGCAAGCCTCGGCCCCGGCGAGAACGTCTATGATCGTCGCCTTTCCGAGGCGGTTGCCACGCTCGAACCCGACAGCGATTTCATCGTGATCGACTGCCCCGGCTCGCACACCCGTCTGAGCCAGGTGGCCCATAGCCTCGCCGACACGCTCATCACGCCGCTGAACGACAGCTTCGTTGATTTCGACCTTCTCGCGCACGTTGATGCCGACGGAAACAGGATCCTCGGCCCATCGGTCTATTCCGAGATGGTCTGGAACGCCCGGCAATTGCGGGCGCAGGCCGGGCTGCCGCCGATCGACTGGATCGTCCTGCGCAACCGGATGGGCGCGCAGCAGATGGTCAACAAGGAAAAGATGGGCCGCGCGCTCGAGAACCTCGCCAAGCGTATCGGCTTCCGCACCGCGCCCGGATTCAATGAGCGCGTGATCTTTCGCGAGCTTTTCCCGCGCGGTCTCACGCTTCTCGATCTCAAGGACGTGGGCGTGAAACAGCTCAACATCTCGAACGTGGCGGCCCGGCAGGAGCTGCGCGACCTCATCAAGGCCCTGAGACTTCCCGGTGTCGAGGTGACGTTCTGA
- a CDS encoding DMT family transporter codes for MDMHLKGILITALGVLFVVPDSLFVRVIEADPLVIAYWRGLTAGLLILVGVLIFQGPSAIRASLGTGWPGLVYVLLIGTTAPGFVMAVTLTSVANVVFIFASMPVISAILGWVFLREPISRRMIVTMLVVMAGLGLIAYGSQENELASWRGDVIALGVAFAYSAALTAVRKVKNVSMIPAIPVGYIGAAIILTPFVDMLPPLATEWPLFVAHGLFIAVATCFLTLGPRYISSAEVALLILLESVLAPLLVWAAIGEDPGRWALAGGAVVIGALLVSNLVALRRRRAAA; via the coding sequence ATGGACATGCATCTCAAGGGCATCCTGATCACGGCGCTGGGCGTGCTCTTCGTCGTGCCGGATTCGCTTTTCGTGCGCGTCATCGAGGCCGACCCGCTGGTCATTGCCTATTGGAGGGGGCTGACAGCCGGGCTCCTGATCCTGGTCGGCGTGCTGATCTTCCAGGGGCCAAGCGCCATTCGCGCATCGCTCGGCACCGGCTGGCCGGGGCTGGTCTATGTTCTTCTCATCGGCACGACCGCGCCCGGCTTCGTGATGGCGGTCACGCTGACGAGCGTGGCGAATGTCGTCTTCATCTTCGCGTCGATGCCCGTCATCTCGGCCATACTGGGATGGGTCTTTCTCAGGGAGCCGATCAGCCGCCGAATGATCGTGACGATGCTGGTGGTGATGGCCGGGCTCGGCCTCATCGCTTATGGGTCGCAGGAAAACGAGCTCGCATCGTGGAGGGGAGATGTGATCGCGCTCGGCGTCGCTTTTGCCTATTCGGCGGCGCTTACGGCGGTGCGCAAGGTCAAGAACGTCTCCATGATCCCCGCCATCCCGGTCGGGTATATCGGCGCGGCGATCATCCTCACGCCATTCGTCGACATGCTGCCCCCGTTGGCGACGGAGTGGCCGCTTTTCGTCGCGCACGGCCTATTCATCGCGGTGGCGACCTGCTTTCTGACCCTTGGTCCGCGTTACATAAGTTCGGCCGAAGTCGCGCTCCTGATCCTGCTGGAGTCCGTGCTCGCGCCACTTCTCGTCTGGGCCGCGATCGGAGAGGATCCGGGACGCTGGGCGCTGGCCGGGGGCGCGGTGGTGATCGGCGCGCTTCTGGTGTCGAACCTCGTGGCGCTGAGGCGCAGGAGAGCCGCAGCGTGA
- a CDS encoding DUF2585 family protein, with the protein MTRSNTMPLVITALIAVLTAIILWSMGRSLTCPCGYVDMWGTVGTEEGSQQVLDWYAPSHLLHGFLFYAALWLVARRVPVGWRLVIATLVECAWEIIENTDAVIERYREVTIALDYYGDSVLNSVFDIFAMWLGFWLAMRLPVWASVVIVIGFEILTAIIIRDGLALNVIMLLFPIDAVREWQSTT; encoded by the coding sequence ATGACACGCTCGAACACCATGCCCTTGGTCATCACCGCCCTGATCGCCGTGCTCACCGCGATCATCCTTTGGTCGATGGGCAGGTCGCTCACCTGCCCGTGCGGATATGTCGACATGTGGGGCACCGTGGGTACCGAGGAAGGATCGCAACAGGTGCTCGACTGGTACGCGCCCAGTCACCTGCTTCACGGGTTCCTCTTCTATGCCGCGCTTTGGCTCGTGGCGCGCCGCGTTCCGGTCGGGTGGCGCCTCGTGATCGCGACACTGGTCGAATGCGCGTGGGAGATCATCGAGAACACGGATGCCGTGATCGAGCGCTACCGCGAAGTGACGATCGCGCTCGATTACTATGGCGACAGCGTTCTCAACTCCGTCTTCGACATCTTCGCCATGTGGCTCGGTTTCTGGCTGGCCATGCGGCTGCCGGTCTGGGCGAGCGTCGTCATCGTGATCGGCTTCGAGATCCTCACCGCGATCATCATTCGGGATGGTCTCGCGCTCAATGTCATCATGCTGCTCTTCCCCATCGACGCGGTGCGAGAGTGGCAATCGACCACCTAG
- a CDS encoding LacI family DNA-binding transcriptional regulator has translation MTRSDHRPLTLRDVSEASGVSEMTVSRVLRNRGDVSDATREKVLEKAKELGYVPNKIAGALASQRVNLVAVIIPSMSNMVFPEVMTGISRTLDQTALQPVVGLTEYSREKEEKVLYEMLSWRPSGVIIAGLEHSEASRAMLRASGIPVVEIMDTDGTPVDSMVGISHRRAGEKMAQAILRAGYGRIGFLGTKMSRDHRARKRFEGFTDALAKSGVEISEREFYSGGSALAKGREMTQAVLERDPELDFLYYSNDLIGAGGLLWLLEQGVDIPGRMGLAGFNGINLLKGLPRELATMDACRYEIGAKAAEIIANRVENPDATEPVKIVLEPKISYGDTLRRP, from the coding sequence GTGACCCGTTCAGATCATCGCCCTCTCACGCTTCGGGACGTGTCCGAAGCGTCGGGTGTCTCGGAAATGACGGTCAGCCGCGTGCTGCGGAATCGCGGTGACGTCTCGGATGCCACGCGCGAGAAGGTGCTCGAGAAGGCCAAGGAGCTTGGCTATGTCCCCAACAAGATCGCGGGCGCGCTTGCCAGCCAACGCGTGAACCTCGTCGCGGTCATCATCCCTTCGATGTCCAACATGGTCTTTCCCGAAGTGATGACCGGGATCAGCCGGACGCTCGATCAGACCGCCTTGCAGCCGGTGGTGGGGCTTACGGAATATAGCCGTGAGAAAGAGGAGAAGGTTCTTTACGAGATGCTCTCGTGGCGGCCTTCGGGGGTGATTATCGCGGGTCTCGAACATTCCGAGGCATCGCGGGCTATGTTGAGGGCGTCAGGCATCCCGGTCGTCGAGATCATGGATACCGACGGGACACCCGTCGACTCGATGGTGGGCATCTCGCACCGGCGTGCGGGAGAGAAGATGGCCCAGGCGATACTCAGGGCGGGTTACGGCCGGATCGGGTTCCTCGGGACCAAGATGTCGCGCGATCACCGGGCGCGGAAGCGGTTCGAGGGATTTACCGACGCACTTGCAAAATCCGGGGTGGAGATCAGCGAGCGCGAATTCTACTCGGGTGGCTCCGCGCTTGCGAAAGGGCGCGAGATGACACAAGCCGTGCTGGAGCGGGACCCGGAACTGGATTTCCTCTATTACTCCAATGATCTCATCGGCGCGGGAGGTCTCCTTTGGCTTCTGGAGCAAGGGGTGGATATCCCCGGGCGAATGGGCTTGGCTGGGTTTAACGGCATCAACCTTCTCAAGGGACTCCCCCGCGAGCTGGCGACAATGGACGCCTGCCGCTACGAGATCGGCGCCAAGGCCGCCGAGATCATTGCGAACAGGGTAGAGAATCCGGATGCGACCGAGCCGGTCAAGATCGTGCTGGAGCCGAAGATCAGCTACGGCGATACGCTCCGCCGCCCCTGA
- a CDS encoding 3-phosphoshikimate 1-carboxyvinyltransferase, with protein MSSTSAIARITPAAGPLSGRVTLPGSKSVTNRALLVAALARGKSRLSGILRSDDTHHMMVALRAMGVEIEEIDATTLIVTGTGSLLAPDGPLFLGNAGTAVRFLTAAAALVDGQVTVTGDEHMQKRPIAPLVDTLRRLGVAASSATGCPPVVIDGTGTFETGDIAVSGQLSSQYISAIMMLAAMGEDESRIRIEGGAIGAVGYLHITAAVMRAFGATVTFPRTDLIVIEPGGYVATDYHVEPDASAATYLWAAEALTGGRIDIGTSARDFNQPDAAAYVPIVAFPRMPDVIEGSQMQDAIPTLAVLAAFSETPVRFTGIGNLRVKECDRIEALRDGLTRIRSDLATVEGDDLIVHGDPKLRGAHRPARIDSYADHRIAMCFALAGLLVDGIEIEDPMCVSKTFPDYWDVLRELGVRIKIEGL; from the coding sequence ATGTCCTCCACCTCCGCCATTGCAAGGATCACCCCGGCCGCGGGGCCACTATCCGGTCGCGTGACGCTTCCGGGATCGAAATCGGTGACCAACCGCGCGCTGTTGGTGGCGGCACTCGCCCGGGGGAAAAGCCGTCTGTCGGGTATCCTGCGCAGTGACGACACCCATCACATGATGGTCGCGTTGCGCGCGATGGGCGTTGAGATAGAGGAAATTGATGCCACCACGCTTATCGTGACCGGGACGGGCTCGCTCCTTGCGCCCGATGGTCCGCTTTTCCTCGGCAATGCGGGCACGGCGGTACGTTTCCTGACGGCTGCGGCGGCGCTGGTCGACGGGCAGGTGACGGTGACGGGCGACGAACACATGCAGAAACGTCCCATCGCACCGCTCGTGGATACGCTGCGGCGACTGGGCGTCGCTGCGTCATCCGCGACCGGATGTCCGCCGGTGGTGATCGACGGCACCGGCACGTTCGAGACAGGTGACATCGCGGTAAGCGGTCAATTGTCGAGCCAATATATCTCGGCAATCATGATGCTCGCGGCGATGGGCGAGGATGAAAGCCGCATCCGCATCGAAGGCGGCGCGATCGGGGCTGTCGGATACCTTCATATCACCGCGGCGGTGATGCGCGCCTTCGGGGCGACCGTTACCTTCCCCCGGACTGATCTGATCGTGATCGAGCCGGGTGGCTACGTGGCCACCGATTACCACGTAGAACCCGATGCCAGCGCGGCGACATATCTGTGGGCGGCCGAGGCGCTGACGGGGGGCAGGATCGACATCGGAACCTCGGCCCGTGACTTCAATCAGCCGGACGCCGCCGCGTACGTGCCAATCGTCGCTTTCCCGCGCATGCCCGACGTGATCGAGGGCTCCCAGATGCAGGATGCCATTCCGACACTTGCGGTGCTGGCGGCCTTCAGTGAAACGCCCGTGCGCTTCACCGGGATCGGCAACCTCCGGGTGAAGGAGTGCGACCGGATCGAAGCGCTGCGCGACGGGCTGACACGTATCCGCTCCGACCTCGCCACCGTCGAGGGCGACGACCTCATCGTTCACGGGGATCCGAAGCTTCGCGGTGCTCACCGACCTGCCCGGATCGACAGCTATGCCGATCACCGGATCGCGATGTGCTTCGCGCTCGCCGGTCTGCTTGTTGACGGAATCGAAATCGAGGACCCCATGTGCGTCTCCAAGACCTTCCCGGATTACTGGGATGTCTTGCGGGAACTGGGTGTGCGGATAAAGATAGAAGGCCTCTAA
- a CDS encoding CPBP family intramembrane glutamic endopeptidase, which translates to MSYEAQETRVAPIREGASPIRFLLGVVFLVPVGLVLSTFILGFLVGALGIAGGGRAGLDAVLAGRDPKSVLILLFSFTGHIAALALVLRLVHRRHLADLLGPVPVAVAQALRVSLFLAVFLCVYALLPAGEQFAVTRQYPFGEWVRYLLPGLLAIFLQVSAEELVFRGYLQSHLAAISRSPIVWMVVPALIFGLLHHDTETYGANAWLIVLWATLFGCLAADVTARAGTLGSAIAMHLANNTLAFLVASPEGHFDGLALYTYDFAMDDPGRVMEWLPQEALATLCIWLCVRVALRR; encoded by the coding sequence ATGTCTTACGAAGCACAGGAAACACGCGTCGCGCCGATCCGCGAAGGAGCCAGTCCGATCCGGTTCCTGCTCGGCGTGGTTTTCCTCGTCCCGGTGGGTCTGGTGCTCAGCACGTTCATCCTTGGTTTCCTGGTCGGTGCGCTCGGCATCGCGGGGGGAGGTCGCGCAGGCCTCGACGCCGTCCTTGCGGGTCGCGATCCGAAATCGGTGCTCATCCTGCTGTTTAGTTTCACAGGCCACATCGCGGCGCTCGCCCTGGTGCTTCGGCTCGTCCACAGGCGACATCTGGCGGACCTTCTCGGACCGGTCCCCGTGGCCGTGGCGCAGGCGTTGCGCGTCAGCCTGTTCCTTGCGGTTTTTCTCTGCGTATATGCCCTTCTGCCGGCGGGTGAGCAATTCGCCGTGACGCGGCAATATCCGTTCGGCGAGTGGGTTCGATACCTGCTGCCCGGACTTCTCGCCATCTTCCTGCAGGTCTCGGCAGAAGAGCTTGTCTTCCGTGGGTATCTGCAGTCCCACCTGGCAGCGATCAGCCGCTCGCCGATTGTCTGGATGGTGGTGCCCGCGCTGATTTTCGGCCTGTTGCATCACGACACCGAAACCTACGGCGCCAATGCCTGGCTCATCGTTCTCTGGGCCACACTTTTCGGATGCCTGGCCGCAGATGTGACGGCCAGAGCCGGGACGCTTGGCTCCGCGATCGCGATGCACCTGGCCAACAACACGCTCGCATTTCTCGTGGCCTCGCCCGAGGGTCATTTCGACGGCCTCGCGCTCTACACCTATGATTTCGCGATGGATGATCCGGGTCGTGTGATGGAGTGGCTTCCACAGGAGGCACTCGCGACCCTGTGCATCTGGCTCTGCGTCCGTGTCGCGCTTCGCAGGTAG
- the accD gene encoding acetyl-CoA carboxylase, carboxyltransferase subunit beta, producing MNWITNYVRPRINSIFSRREMPENLWSKCEGCGTMLFHRELTENLQVCTSCGHHMQISPRERFKGLFDGGTFTEVDVPRPHPDPLHFRDQKKYPDRMRAAQKSTGEKEAMLVATGEIGRTPIVAAAQDFSFMGGSMGMYVGNAIIAAAEEAVKLKRPLILFSAAGGARMQEGILSLMQMPRTTVAIQLLREAGLPYIVVLTHPTTGGVTASYAMLGDVQIAEPNALICFAGPRVIEQTIREKLPEGFQRAEYLLDHGMLDRVTPRTALRDELIGITRMLLGLPPAVMGDLPAPENEVDVAVPEEIEDPSRKLSKDPGSTPTRAEK from the coding sequence ATGAACTGGATAACGAACTACGTGCGTCCGCGCATCAATTCGATCTTCTCCCGCCGCGAGATGCCGGAAAACCTGTGGTCGAAATGCGAAGGCTGCGGGACCATGCTGTTCCATCGCGAGCTGACCGAGAACCTGCAAGTCTGCACGAGTTGTGGCCATCACATGCAGATTTCGCCGCGCGAGCGGTTCAAGGGCCTCTTTGACGGTGGCACATTCACGGAGGTTGACGTGCCCCGGCCGCACCCTGATCCCCTGCATTTCCGGGATCAGAAGAAGTATCCCGACCGGATGCGTGCGGCGCAGAAATCGACCGGCGAGAAGGAGGCGATGCTCGTCGCCACGGGCGAAATCGGTCGCACGCCCATCGTGGCGGCGGCGCAGGATTTCTCGTTCATGGGCGGGTCCATGGGCATGTATGTCGGCAACGCGATCATCGCCGCTGCCGAAGAGGCGGTGAAGCTCAAACGCCCGCTGATCCTGTTCTCGGCCGCCGGGGGCGCCCGGATGCAGGAGGGCATCCTCAGTCTCATGCAAATGCCGCGCACGACCGTGGCGATCCAATTGTTGCGGGAGGCAGGCCTGCCATACATCGTCGTCCTGACCCACCCGACGACCGGCGGGGTCACGGCATCCTACGCGATGCTGGGCGATGTGCAGATTGCCGAGCCCAACGCGCTGATCTGCTTTGCCGGCCCGCGGGTGATCGAACAGACAATCCGCGAGAAACTGCCCGAAGGGTTTCAGCGCGCCGAATACCTGCTCGATCACGGCATGCTGGACCGCGTGACGCCGCGCACGGCGCTGAGGGACGAACTGATCGGTATCACCCGGATGCTTCTGGGCCTGCCTCCCGCGGTCATGGGCGATCTGCCCGCGCCGGAGAACGAGGTTGACGTCGCCGTTCCCGAGGAGATCGAGGACCCGTCCAGGAAGCTCTCGAAAGACCCGGGCAGCACGCCGACCCGCGCCGAAAAATGA
- a CDS encoding folylpolyglutamate synthase/dihydrofolate synthase family protein, with the protein MSAQTSDVILERMMTLHPKVIDLTLDRVWRLLGALDNPQDDLPPVIHLAGTNGKGSTQAMIRAGLEAAGQRVHAYTSPHLARFHERIRLAGALISEDDLTSVLDECYAANGGENITYFEITTCAAILAMARTPADYTLLEVGLGGRLDATNVIESPALTVITPISMDHEQFLGDTLPKIAGEKAGIIKRGVPCVVGPQADAAMEAIEARAAALVAPLLVHGQHWHVWTEHGRLIFQDESGLVDLPLPNLPGAHQIDNAGAALAALRHLGFDEAAQEAAVSRATWPARMQRLRHGPLVEAAPNAEIWLDGGHNPAAGEALGRHLASLIERPTFLICGMLNTKDVTGYLRPLAAVAQGLFAVSIPGEANTLSADATASAARAVALEAETEVSVGAALARIAREEPGARVLICGSLYLAGSILRENG; encoded by the coding sequence ATGAGTGCGCAGACCTCGGACGTCATCCTCGAAAGGATGATGACGCTGCACCCCAAGGTTATCGATCTGACGCTTGACCGCGTCTGGCGGTTGCTTGGCGCGCTCGACAACCCGCAGGATGATTTGCCGCCCGTCATTCACCTTGCCGGGACCAATGGCAAGGGATCGACACAGGCGATGATCCGGGCCGGGCTCGAAGCGGCGGGCCAGCGTGTTCACGCCTACACATCTCCGCATCTGGCCCGGTTTCACGAGCGGATTCGCCTCGCGGGCGCGCTGATTTCCGAGGATGACCTCACATCGGTTCTGGACGAATGCTATGCCGCCAACGGTGGCGAGAACATCACGTATTTCGAGATCACGACCTGCGCGGCCATTCTCGCCATGGCCCGGACACCTGCCGACTACACGCTTCTCGAGGTGGGGCTGGGGGGAAGGCTCGATGCGACGAACGTGATCGAAAGTCCCGCCCTGACGGTCATCACGCCGATCTCGATGGATCATGAGCAGTTTCTGGGCGACACGCTCCCGAAGATCGCGGGAGAGAAGGCAGGCATCATCAAGCGCGGAGTGCCTTGCGTGGTGGGCCCACAGGCTGACGCTGCGATGGAGGCAATAGAAGCGCGGGCCGCGGCTCTGGTAGCGCCGCTTCTCGTCCACGGTCAGCATTGGCATGTCTGGACCGAGCATGGACGGCTGATCTTTCAGGATGAAAGCGGTCTTGTCGACTTGCCACTGCCGAACTTGCCGGGCGCGCACCAGATCGACAATGCCGGTGCCGCGCTTGCGGCGCTGCGGCACCTGGGGTTCGACGAGGCGGCCCAAGAGGCTGCGGTCTCACGTGCCACCTGGCCTGCCCGCATGCAAAGGCTTCGCCATGGGCCATTGGTCGAGGCCGCTCCGAACGCGGAGATCTGGCTCGACGGAGGGCACAATCCCGCCGCGGGCGAGGCGCTTGGGCGTCACCTCGCGAGTTTGATCGAGCGTCCGACATTCCTCATCTGCGGAATGCTCAACACGAAAGACGTGACCGGATATCTCCGTCCGCTGGCCGCCGTGGCACAAGGTCTCTTCGCCGTGTCCATCCCCGGAGAAGCCAACACGCTCTCCGCCGACGCGACCGCATCGGCTGCGCGTGCGGTCGCGCTCGAGGCTGAGACCGAGGTATCGGTGGGGGCGGCACTCGCGCGGATTGCGCGGGAAGAACCGGGCGCGCGCGTGCTCATCTGTGGCTCGCTTTACCTTGCGGGCTCCATCTTGCGCGAGAACGGGTGA
- the truA gene encoding tRNA pseudouridine(38-40) synthase TruA → MPRFALKVEYHGAPFAGWQRQKDQPSVQGAIETALARLEPGPHTIAAAGRTDAGVHALAQVAHCDLSRDWEPFRLSEALNYHLRPDPVAIIDVARVAPDWHARFSAVERRYLFRLLVRRAPATLEAGLVWHIRHDLDVDAIRNAARHLLGRHDFTTFRSAMCQAASPVKTLDQLDIETHETPFGHEIRFKLRARSFLHNQVRSFVGTLERVGAGSWQPGDVKAALDARDRSACGPVAPSHGLYLAGVSYPDDPFAIPGK, encoded by the coding sequence ATGCCACGTTTTGCTCTCAAGGTCGAATATCACGGCGCGCCCTTCGCGGGGTGGCAGCGCCAGAAAGATCAGCCATCGGTGCAGGGGGCAATCGAGACCGCGCTTGCGCGGCTCGAACCCGGCCCGCACACCATTGCTGCGGCGGGCCGCACCGACGCGGGCGTCCATGCACTGGCCCAGGTTGCGCATTGCGATCTTTCGCGCGACTGGGAGCCTTTTCGCCTCTCCGAGGCGCTCAATTATCACCTGCGCCCCGATCCCGTCGCCATCATCGACGTGGCACGCGTGGCGCCGGACTGGCACGCACGGTTCTCGGCGGTCGAGCGGCGCTATCTTTTCCGGCTCCTCGTCCGCCGCGCTCCGGCGACGCTCGAAGCGGGACTTGTTTGGCACATTCGTCACGACCTTGATGTCGACGCCATACGCAATGCCGCACGGCACCTGTTGGGACGGCATGATTTCACCACCTTCCGCTCGGCCATGTGCCAGGCCGCGAGTCCGGTAAAGACACTCGATCAACTCGATATCGAAACACACGAGACGCCGTTCGGTCACGAAATCCGGTTCAAACTCCGCGCGCGATCCTTCCTGCACAACCAGGTGAGAAGCTTCGTGGGCACGCTTGAGCGGGTGGGCGCGGGAAGCTGGCAACCCGGTGACGTGAAAGCCGCGCTCGATGCGCGGGATCGGTCCGCCTGCGGTCCGGTCGCTCCATCCCACGGGCTCTACCTGGCCGGCGTCAGCTACCCGGACGATCCCTTCGCCATCCCCGGAAAATGA